Proteins from a single region of Azospira inquinata:
- a CDS encoding type VI secretion system Vgr family protein, producing MKSLAELLESYGSGYLQAGRQFGLQLGDGQVWSERLLPHALEGEEGLSQSYRYRVECLSPDVGLELKSLLGLAAALTVEGQDGAPVVRCGVVSGAEALASDGGFARYALTLEPPLALLKLRHTSRVFQDLTPDAIIRQILDEHRAANPVFAAQQQLDFHLTQPLSPRSYCLQYRETDYDFIVRLLHEEGLAWRFDHSQEGTPHVTLVAFDDPYAVPAAPLERVRFHRSDATEQEDGLSHWESQRQVVSSKVSLASFDYQPVTTLQGGDGSHVEQGKDGQAAGTTLEDYDPQSLYYAQDPDQLERYARLRQQAHDRSAKAFTGQGTVRGLLAGQWFRLDDHPALDGKGSDQREFVVTRQQFAARNNLPGELAQQLPPSLLGQSALTSPTAGTSGAGSLSPTEAQPFQTHLTAQRRGLPLTPAYAHSDQAKPTARGAQTATVVGPSGEEVHTDAQGRIKVQFHWQRPDEHPTVGANRDDTSSCWLRVAMPSAGAAWGHQFIPRIGQEVLVDFLEGDIDRPLITGVLYNGSHLPPTFSGAGTLPANKTLSGIKSKEHQGGQYNELLFDDTPGEVRAKLSSEHGKTQLNQGFLTHPRTEGKATPRGDGFELRTDRQGALRAGQGLLLSTEAQANAGGKQLARSGIQHQLESALALSQALGENATHQLADTVETGPEQIQPNNAKASKTPTGHLHHQVSALKAWEGGSNTDPEGKTAQDQTGRQPLMILSAPGGLAAGTEQSATVSTGTNLDLIAQRDTQQTSGRRWLHNVGQHISLFVAGVKDQIALKLIAAKGKVQVQAQSDAMEITADKDVTITSVSAKQLLNAKEEVLLTSGGAYIRIKGGKIELHAPGVVSIKGATHDWSGPASMTAAHPDYPQSSYKMPLRFNFDHAPAGAKTAWMGMPYKLYADGALIKEDVLDEEGSILVDHAVITQEYRVELANGLIYKIPIKTDYDDPEKDPALNAGFIPHIAGSSASESENIPPKDHAFDYYQKLL from the coding sequence ATGAAATCCCTGGCGGAGCTATTGGAGAGTTACGGAAGCGGGTATTTGCAGGCGGGTCGGCAGTTCGGGTTGCAACTGGGGGATGGCCAAGTCTGGTCGGAGCGGCTGTTGCCCCACGCCCTGGAAGGGGAAGAAGGCCTCTCCCAGTCCTACCGCTACCGGGTGGAATGCCTGTCCCCGGACGTGGGTCTGGAACTCAAAAGCCTCCTGGGCTTAGCCGCCGCCCTGACGGTGGAAGGCCAGGATGGGGCCCCGGTGGTGCGCTGCGGCGTGGTCAGCGGTGCCGAAGCCCTGGCCAGTGACGGGGGCTTCGCCCGCTATGCCCTGACCCTGGAACCGCCCCTGGCCCTGCTCAAGCTCCGCCACACCAGCCGGGTCTTCCAGGACCTCACCCCAGACGCCATCATCCGCCAGATCCTGGACGAACACCGGGCCGCCAACCCGGTCTTTGCCGCCCAGCAACAGCTGGACTTCCACCTGACCCAGCCCCTCTCCCCCCGCAGCTACTGTCTCCAGTACCGGGAGACCGACTACGACTTCATCGTCCGCCTGCTCCACGAAGAAGGATTGGCCTGGCGCTTTGACCATAGCCAGGAAGGTACGCCCCACGTCACCCTGGTGGCCTTCGACGATCCCTATGCGGTCCCGGCCGCCCCCCTGGAGCGGGTACGCTTCCACCGCAGCGACGCCACGGAGCAAGAAGACGGCCTCAGCCACTGGGAAAGCCAGCGCCAGGTGGTCTCCAGCAAAGTGAGCCTGGCCAGCTTCGACTACCAGCCTGTCACCACCCTGCAAGGAGGGGATGGGAGCCACGTGGAACAGGGAAAAGACGGCCAGGCCGCCGGCACCACCCTGGAAGACTACGACCCCCAAAGCCTCTACTACGCCCAAGACCCGGATCAGCTGGAACGCTACGCCCGCCTGCGCCAACAGGCCCATGACCGGAGCGCCAAGGCCTTCACCGGCCAGGGCACGGTGCGGGGCCTTCTGGCGGGTCAATGGTTCCGCCTGGACGACCACCCGGCCCTGGACGGGAAGGGCAGCGACCAGCGGGAATTCGTGGTTACCCGGCAACAGTTCGCGGCCAGGAACAACCTGCCCGGAGAACTGGCCCAGCAACTGCCCCCCAGCCTTTTGGGGCAAAGCGCCCTGACCAGCCCCACCGCCGGCACCTCAGGCGCCGGGAGCCTCTCCCCCACAGAAGCCCAGCCCTTCCAGACCCACCTCACCGCCCAGCGCCGGGGCCTCCCCCTCACCCCGGCCTATGCCCACAGCGACCAGGCCAAACCCACGGCCCGGGGCGCCCAGACCGCCACCGTGGTGGGCCCCTCGGGGGAAGAAGTGCATACGGACGCCCAGGGCCGCATCAAGGTCCAGTTCCACTGGCAACGGCCCGACGAACACCCCACCGTGGGGGCCAATCGGGACGACACCTCCAGCTGCTGGCTCCGGGTCGCCATGCCCAGCGCCGGGGCCGCCTGGGGCCACCAGTTCATTCCCCGCATCGGCCAGGAAGTGCTGGTGGACTTCCTGGAAGGGGACATTGACCGGCCCCTCATCACCGGGGTGCTCTATAACGGCAGCCACCTTCCCCCCACCTTCAGCGGCGCCGGCACCCTCCCCGCCAACAAAACCCTCTCCGGCATCAAGAGTAAGGAACACCAGGGGGGCCAATACAACGAACTGCTCTTCGACGACACCCCGGGGGAAGTGCGGGCCAAACTCTCCAGCGAACACGGCAAAACCCAGCTCAACCAGGGCTTCCTCACCCATCCCCGGACCGAGGGCAAAGCCACGCCCCGAGGGGACGGCTTTGAACTGCGAACCGACCGGCAAGGCGCCCTGCGGGCGGGCCAGGGCCTGCTCCTCAGCACCGAAGCCCAGGCCAACGCTGGCGGCAAACAACTGGCCCGGAGCGGCATCCAGCACCAACTGGAAAGCGCCCTGGCCCTAAGCCAGGCCCTGGGCGAAAACGCCACCCATCAGCTAGCGGATACGGTGGAAACGGGCCCGGAACAAATCCAGCCCAACAACGCCAAGGCCAGCAAAACCCCCACGGGCCACCTGCACCACCAGGTCAGCGCCTTGAAAGCCTGGGAAGGGGGCAGCAACACGGACCCGGAAGGGAAAACCGCCCAGGATCAGACCGGGCGCCAGCCCCTCATGATCCTCTCCGCCCCCGGGGGCCTGGCCGCCGGGACGGAACAAAGCGCCACGGTGAGCACCGGCACCAACCTGGACCTGATCGCCCAACGGGACACCCAACAAACCTCCGGCCGCCGCTGGCTCCACAACGTGGGCCAACACATCAGCCTCTTCGTCGCCGGAGTGAAAGATCAGATCGCCCTCAAGCTCATTGCGGCCAAGGGCAAGGTTCAGGTGCAGGCGCAAAGCGACGCTATGGAAATTACCGCCGATAAGGATGTCACTATCACCAGCGTGAGCGCCAAACAACTCCTCAATGCCAAAGAGGAAGTACTGCTCACCAGCGGCGGCGCCTATATCCGTATCAAAGGCGGCAAGATTGAACTCCATGCCCCGGGAGTAGTGAGTATTAAGGGGGCGACCCATGATTGGAGCGGCCCAGCCAGCATGACTGCCGCCCATCCGGATTACCCGCAAAGCAGCTACAAAATGCCTTTACGCTTTAATTTTGACCACGCCCCCGCCGGAGCCAAAACAGCCTGGATGGGGATGCCTTATAAGCTATACGCAGACGGGGCCTTGATAAAGGAAGATGTATTGGACGAAGAAGGCAGCATTCTCGTTGACCATGCCGTAATTACTCAAGAGTACCGAGTTGAACTAGCCAACGGACTGATATATAAAATCCCCATTAAAACTGATTACGACGATCCAGAAAAAGACCCTGCTTTAAATGCTGGATTTATACCTCATATCGCCGGTAGCAGCGCCAGCGAAAGCGAAAACATCCCCCCAAAGGATCACGCCTTTGACTACTACCAAAAACTCCTCTGA